From the genome of Acidobacteriota bacterium, one region includes:
- a CDS encoding acyl-CoA dehydrogenase, translated as MFPFHGVDFMEIDAFLSDEEKLVRQTVRAFVEKEVIPYIEGWFRQGEFPMRLVAVLGEMGFLGASLSGYGCAEMSNVQYGLVMQELERADSGLRSFVSVQSALVMFPIHNFGSEDQKQRWLPALQQGKAIGCFALTEPDFGSNPGAMRTRAVKDGNDFVLNGEKTWITNGSIADVAVVWARTPEGIRGFLVEKGMPGYTAKDIKGKMSLRASVTSSLSFADVRVPTAAMFPAGIGLKAALDCLTQARYGIGWGAVGAAMACYNEALEYARVRKQFGDKPIAAHQLVQAQIAEMITEITKAQLLALHVGRLKDRGRADFAHISMLKRNNVKIALDIARSARDILGANGVADEYPVFRHMCNLESVFTYEGTHNIHTLIIGEHATGIAAYQ; from the coding sequence ATGTTTCCGTTTCACGGCGTTGACTTCATGGAGATTGACGCTTTTCTGAGCGACGAAGAGAAGCTTGTCCGGCAGACGGTTCGCGCATTTGTCGAGAAGGAAGTCATTCCGTACATCGAGGGTTGGTTCCGCCAGGGTGAATTCCCCATGCGCCTGGTGGCGGTGCTTGGCGAGATGGGCTTTCTTGGGGCCAGCCTCAGCGGGTACGGCTGCGCAGAGATGTCAAATGTACAGTACGGGCTCGTGATGCAGGAACTCGAGCGCGCCGACAGTGGGCTCCGCAGCTTTGTTTCGGTTCAGAGCGCGCTGGTGATGTTTCCCATCCATAACTTCGGCTCTGAAGATCAGAAGCAGCGATGGCTGCCGGCGCTCCAACAGGGAAAAGCTATCGGGTGCTTCGCCCTCACGGAACCGGATTTCGGATCAAACCCCGGCGCGATGCGCACTCGCGCTGTGAAAGACGGCAATGATTTTGTCCTGAATGGTGAGAAGACCTGGATTACAAACGGCTCAATTGCCGATGTTGCCGTGGTCTGGGCGCGGACGCCCGAGGGCATTCGAGGTTTTCTGGTGGAAAAAGGTATGCCTGGTTACACCGCGAAGGATATTAAAGGAAAGATGTCGCTGCGCGCTTCCGTAACTTCGTCACTCTCGTTCGCGGATGTTCGGGTTCCGACGGCGGCTATGTTCCCCGCCGGCATTGGGTTGAAAGCAGCACTCGATTGTCTGACCCAGGCGCGCTACGGGATCGGATGGGGAGCTGTGGGCGCCGCCATGGCCTGCTACAACGAAGCCTTGGAATACGCCAGGGTCCGCAAGCAGTTCGGCGATAAACCCATCGCCGCGCACCAGTTGGTGCAGGCGCAGATTGCCGAAATGATCACGGAAATTACCAAGGCGCAATTGCTGGCGCTCCACGTAGGCCGCTTGAAGGACCGTGGCCGGGCCGATTTCGCCCACATCTCCATGCTGAAGCGCAACAACGTCAAAATCGCACTCGACATTGCCCGCAGCGCCCGCGACATATTGGGAGCTAACGGCGTGGCCGACGAATACCCCGTCTTCCGCCACATGTGCAATCTGGAATCAGTTTTCACTTACGAAGGCACGCACAACATTCACACGTTGATCATTGGCGAGCACGCCACCGGCATCGCGGCTTATCAATAA